From the Polaribacter tangerinus genome, the window TCTTGTTTTTTATTTGATGACTAATTTGGTTGAAAATTAAAATCAATCTTAATTGTGAAAAAATGTATTCTTCTATTAGCTTTAATTATAGGTGGTTATTGTTATTCTCAAACACCACAAAAAGATAGTTTAGACTCTTATGAACTCAAATTAAATGCTGGATATTTAATTGCTGGGTATCCAGAATTAATTTTTGAAAAGACGTTAACGTCAGAAACATCTATAGGAATTTCATTAGCATTTGCAGTTGCAGATAACATTAATGACCAAGAAAACAGATTATTTGATTTTAGTGTAATTCCTTATTATAGAGTGTATTTTGGAGACAAACCTAATGCTGACTTTTTTATAGAAACTAATGCAGCAA encodes:
- a CDS encoding DUF3575 domain-containing protein, giving the protein MKKCILLLALIIGGYCYSQTPQKDSLDSYELKLNAGYLIAGYPELIFEKTLTSETSIGISLAFAVADNINDQENRLFDFSVIPYYRVYFGDKPNADFFIETNAAIYSQKKREGSFLKNEKEGGTGFGLGFNVGKKYRTKNGWIGEFSFGLSRTLINADKVDLIYPRAGIIIGKAF